Proteins from a single region of Paramormyrops kingsleyae isolate MSU_618 chromosome 9, PKINGS_0.4, whole genome shotgun sequence:
- the LOC111839084 gene encoding retinoic acid receptor beta-like isoform X1 translates to MFDCMDVIAVSTGQMLGFYSPSPSSCMLQEKALKACLSGIAPADWPHRRSKHSVETRSSSSEELVPSPPSPLPPPRIYKPCFVCQDKSSGYHYGVSACEGCKGFFRRSIQKNMVYTCHRDKNCIINKVTRNRCQYCRLQRCFTVGMSKESVRNDRNKKKKESPRLFVEKCELSAELEATVEKIRKAHQETFPSLCQLGKYTTNSSADHRVRLDLGLWDKFSELATKCIIKIVEFAKKVPGFGGLTIADQITLLKAACLDILILRICTRYTPDQDTMTFSDGLTLNRTQMHNAGFGPLTDLVFTFAGQLLPLDMDDTESGLLSAICLISGDRQDLEEPSKVDKLQEPLLEALKIYIRKRRPSKPHMFPKILMKITDLRSISAKGAERVITLKMEIPGAMPPLIQEMLENAEGQEEQSSEDSSPSGSCGPGPSLSSPESTDCPVPLD, encoded by the exons ATGTTTGATTGCATGGATGTGATCGCAGTGAGCACTGGACAGATGCTGGGTTTTTACTCTCCGAGTCCTTCCTCATGCATGCTTCAGGAGAAGGCTCTCAAAGCATGCCTCAGTGGGATAGCTCCAGCAGACTGGCCGCATCGTCGGAGCAAGCACT CCGTGGAGACTCGGAGCAGCAGTTCGGAGGAGCTGGTACCGAGCCCGCCGTCTCCGCTGCCCCCGCCGCGCATCTACAAGCCCTGCTTCGTGTGCCAGGACAAGTCCTCGGGATACCACTACGGGGTCAGCGCCTGCGAGGGCTGCAAG GGTTTCTTCCGCAGAAGCATCCAGAAGAACATGGTCTACACATGCCACAGGGACAAGAACTGCATCATCAACAAGGTTACGAGGAACCGCTGTCAGTACTGTCGTCTGCAGAGATGCTTCACCGTGGGAATGTCCAAAGAGT cgGTTCGCAATGACCGAAACAAGAAGAAGAAAGAGTCCCCCAGGCTGTTTGTGGAGAAGTGCGAGCTGAGCGCCGAACTGGAGGCGACCGTCGAGAAGATCCGCAAGGCTCACCAGGAGACCTTCCCCTCCTTGTGTCAGCTGGGCAAGTACACCACG AATTCGAGCGCCGACCACCGCGTCCGCCTGGACCTGGGCCTTTGGGATAAGTTCAGTGAGTTGGCCACCAAGTGCATCATCAAGATCGTGGAGTTTGCCAAGAAGGTGCCCGGCTTCGGGGGGCTCACCATAGCCGACCAGATCACCCTCCTGAAGGCCGCCTGCCTTGACATACTG ATCTTGAGGATCTGTACCAGGTACACGCCtgaccaggacaccatgacctTCTCGGACGGCCTGACGCTAAACCGCACACAGATGCACAATGCTGGCTTTGGGCCCCTCACGGACCTGGTGTTCACCTTCGCCGGCCAGCTGCTACCCTTAGACATGGACGACACGGAGAGCGGCCTGCTGAGTGCCATATGCCTCATCTCCGGAG ATCGACAGGACCTGGAGGAACCCTCCAAGGTGGACAAGCTGCAGGAGCCTCTTCTGGAAGCTCTGAAGATCTACATCCGCAAGCGCCGGCCCAGCAAGCCGCACATGTTTCCCAAGATCCTCATGAAGATCACAGACCTGCGTAGCATCAGCGCTAAAG GTGCTGAGAGAGTCATCACTCTGAAGATGGAGATCCCCGGGGCGATGCCACCGCTCATCCAGGAGATGCTGGAGAACGCTGAGGGCCAGGAGGAGCAGAGCTCCGAGGATAGCAGCCCGAGCGGGAGCTGCGGTCCGGGCCCCAGCCTCTCGTCCCCCGAGTCCACAGACTGCCCCGTGCCCCTCGACTGA
- the LOC111839084 gene encoding retinoic acid receptor beta-like isoform X2: MQPRFLSRQGFFRRSIQKNMVYTCHRDKNCIINKVTRNRCQYCRLQRCFTVGMSKESVRNDRNKKKKESPRLFVEKCELSAELEATVEKIRKAHQETFPSLCQLGKYTTNSSADHRVRLDLGLWDKFSELATKCIIKIVEFAKKVPGFGGLTIADQITLLKAACLDILILRICTRYTPDQDTMTFSDGLTLNRTQMHNAGFGPLTDLVFTFAGQLLPLDMDDTESGLLSAICLISGDRQDLEEPSKVDKLQEPLLEALKIYIRKRRPSKPHMFPKILMKITDLRSISAKGAERVITLKMEIPGAMPPLIQEMLENAEGQEEQSSEDSSPSGSCGPGPSLSSPESTDCPVPLD; this comes from the exons ATGCAGCCCCGCTTTCTATCCAGGCAG GGTTTCTTCCGCAGAAGCATCCAGAAGAACATGGTCTACACATGCCACAGGGACAAGAACTGCATCATCAACAAGGTTACGAGGAACCGCTGTCAGTACTGTCGTCTGCAGAGATGCTTCACCGTGGGAATGTCCAAAGAGT cgGTTCGCAATGACCGAAACAAGAAGAAGAAAGAGTCCCCCAGGCTGTTTGTGGAGAAGTGCGAGCTGAGCGCCGAACTGGAGGCGACCGTCGAGAAGATCCGCAAGGCTCACCAGGAGACCTTCCCCTCCTTGTGTCAGCTGGGCAAGTACACCACG AATTCGAGCGCCGACCACCGCGTCCGCCTGGACCTGGGCCTTTGGGATAAGTTCAGTGAGTTGGCCACCAAGTGCATCATCAAGATCGTGGAGTTTGCCAAGAAGGTGCCCGGCTTCGGGGGGCTCACCATAGCCGACCAGATCACCCTCCTGAAGGCCGCCTGCCTTGACATACTG ATCTTGAGGATCTGTACCAGGTACACGCCtgaccaggacaccatgacctTCTCGGACGGCCTGACGCTAAACCGCACACAGATGCACAATGCTGGCTTTGGGCCCCTCACGGACCTGGTGTTCACCTTCGCCGGCCAGCTGCTACCCTTAGACATGGACGACACGGAGAGCGGCCTGCTGAGTGCCATATGCCTCATCTCCGGAG ATCGACAGGACCTGGAGGAACCCTCCAAGGTGGACAAGCTGCAGGAGCCTCTTCTGGAAGCTCTGAAGATCTACATCCGCAAGCGCCGGCCCAGCAAGCCGCACATGTTTCCCAAGATCCTCATGAAGATCACAGACCTGCGTAGCATCAGCGCTAAAG GTGCTGAGAGAGTCATCACTCTGAAGATGGAGATCCCCGGGGCGATGCCACCGCTCATCCAGGAGATGCTGGAGAACGCTGAGGGCCAGGAGGAGCAGAGCTCCGAGGATAGCAGCCCGAGCGGGAGCTGCGGTCCGGGCCCCAGCCTCTCGTCCCCCGAGTCCACAGACTGCCCCGTGCCCCTCGACTGA
- the LOC111839084 gene encoding retinoic acid receptor beta-like isoform X3: protein MVYTCHRDKNCIINKVTRNRCQYCRLQRCFTVGMSKESVRNDRNKKKKESPRLFVEKCELSAELEATVEKIRKAHQETFPSLCQLGKYTTNSSADHRVRLDLGLWDKFSELATKCIIKIVEFAKKVPGFGGLTIADQITLLKAACLDILILRICTRYTPDQDTMTFSDGLTLNRTQMHNAGFGPLTDLVFTFAGQLLPLDMDDTESGLLSAICLISGDRQDLEEPSKVDKLQEPLLEALKIYIRKRRPSKPHMFPKILMKITDLRSISAKGAERVITLKMEIPGAMPPLIQEMLENAEGQEEQSSEDSSPSGSCGPGPSLSSPESTDCPVPLD from the exons ATGGTCTACACATGCCACAGGGACAAGAACTGCATCATCAACAAGGTTACGAGGAACCGCTGTCAGTACTGTCGTCTGCAGAGATGCTTCACCGTGGGAATGTCCAAAGAGT cgGTTCGCAATGACCGAAACAAGAAGAAGAAAGAGTCCCCCAGGCTGTTTGTGGAGAAGTGCGAGCTGAGCGCCGAACTGGAGGCGACCGTCGAGAAGATCCGCAAGGCTCACCAGGAGACCTTCCCCTCCTTGTGTCAGCTGGGCAAGTACACCACG AATTCGAGCGCCGACCACCGCGTCCGCCTGGACCTGGGCCTTTGGGATAAGTTCAGTGAGTTGGCCACCAAGTGCATCATCAAGATCGTGGAGTTTGCCAAGAAGGTGCCCGGCTTCGGGGGGCTCACCATAGCCGACCAGATCACCCTCCTGAAGGCCGCCTGCCTTGACATACTG ATCTTGAGGATCTGTACCAGGTACACGCCtgaccaggacaccatgacctTCTCGGACGGCCTGACGCTAAACCGCACACAGATGCACAATGCTGGCTTTGGGCCCCTCACGGACCTGGTGTTCACCTTCGCCGGCCAGCTGCTACCCTTAGACATGGACGACACGGAGAGCGGCCTGCTGAGTGCCATATGCCTCATCTCCGGAG ATCGACAGGACCTGGAGGAACCCTCCAAGGTGGACAAGCTGCAGGAGCCTCTTCTGGAAGCTCTGAAGATCTACATCCGCAAGCGCCGGCCCAGCAAGCCGCACATGTTTCCCAAGATCCTCATGAAGATCACAGACCTGCGTAGCATCAGCGCTAAAG GTGCTGAGAGAGTCATCACTCTGAAGATGGAGATCCCCGGGGCGATGCCACCGCTCATCCAGGAGATGCTGGAGAACGCTGAGGGCCAGGAGGAGCAGAGCTCCGAGGATAGCAGCCCGAGCGGGAGCTGCGGTCCGGGCCCCAGCCTCTCGTCCCCCGAGTCCACAGACTGCCCCGTGCCCCTCGACTGA